CCTTATAACGATGGTTTTTCTGGCAATGGCTGCGAAAGAGGCTCCCGCCATGGAAGGTCCCTGGTCGGTAAGTGGCGATTCTCCCGTTATTGAGACCACCTTGCATGGGGAGCAGGCAAGAGATAATAAGGTTTCGGGAGCAAAGCCCTTCATTTTTCTTATCAGGGGTTTCCAGCGTTACGTCTCTCCCGTCGATGGGGAGCGATGCAATATGTACCCCACCTGCTCAACCTATGGTCTTCACGCCTTCAGAAAACATGGCGCCCTGAAAGGAATCATCCTTACCGCCGACAGGCTTCTCCATGAATATGACGAAGCGGCCTTTGCCCCCCGCATTATAAAATACGGCAGGTTGAGGTATTACGACCCTGTCGAATATAACGATTTCTGGTGGAGCAAGTGAGTATTGCCGGGCGGCAGGTGTTCATCCCGCTCTTTACGGTCATTCTTCTGACCATTACTTTTGTTCCGGCTTCTTTTGCCGCTGCCTCGGCACAGGACATAGCTTCCTTTGCCGATTCCCTTTTTGAAGAGGAGGATTACTACAGGGCCATAACGGAATATAAAAGGCTTATTCACCTCTATCCTGAAACAGACCTTGCAAAGGAGGCGGGCCTCAAGGTTGCCATTGCCTACATGGAAGGGAAGCGCTTCAGGGCGGCCCTTTCGGCGCTTGAAAAGTTCAGACGGTCCTATGGCGATGATCCTCTTTCCAGAGAAGCGCTTTTCCTGAAAGGAGAAGCCTGGTTTGCAGCGGGAAACTATGAAGAGGCGCTCAGGGTTTTTAAGCTGGCCGGGAAAGAGGCCGCTTTGCTCCGGGAAAAAAACAGGGCCTATGCAGGCGAGGGCCGGGCGCTTATGAAAATGGGCAGATGGAAGGAGGCTTCGGCCACCTTCGAAGCGATGGGAGAAGTGGAACAGGGCAGATATCTGAGGCTCTCCAGAGAACTTGAAAAGGGTGAAACACTCCCCGGGAAATCACCTTCCCTTGCAGGGACCTTATCGGCCATAATTCCCGGTGCAGGTCAGCTTTATGTGGGAAGAAAAAGGGATGCCCTCGTTTCCTTTCTCTTAAACGGCGCCTTTATTGCCGGAGCGGCGGAAGCCTTCAGGAAAGGTGAAGACGCCATTGGGGGAATACTCCTTTTTTTTGAGGCAGGCTGGTATGCCGGCAACATATACAGCGCGGCAGGGGGCGCTCACAAATACAACAAAAAAGCCAGGAATGATTTTGTCTATTCCATGGAAAGAAAATATTCCTTTGGCGCAGATGACAAAGGAAATCTTTTCGGTATTTATCATCTTCGGTTCTAATAAATTTTTAGTGAACTTTAAATCCCTAAATGGCCTCTAATCTCTTTGATGCAGAAAAAATCCCTTATTTATTCCCGCGCTGCAAGGCCCGGAAGTAACTGCTAAATGAGTTTATTCATTGCCTGGAGGGGCAATAAGCCCGGTAAATCCTATGTCTGAAAATCAATACAGCGCCATATTGTGTCCCAACTGCCGCAAGCTCATAAGCTCTGATGAAACCCGCTGTCCCCATTGCGGTATGCACTCACCGGGAGCAAAATGGAAAGGATATGTAGCAAAAATATCGTCAGGGGATATTATTACCTATATTATTTATACAAATATTATTTTTTATGTGGTTTCTATTCTTTTTAATCCCGGCGGGATAGGGCTTGGCGGAAATCCCCTCTCTTTTCTCTCTCCCTCGGACCGGTCCATGCTTCTGCTGGGTGCAACGGGAACGGTGCCGATAGACAAACTCGGAAGATGGTGGACGCTTATATCAGCCAACTATCTCCACGGCGGCCTGCTTCATATTTTCTTTAATATGATGGCTCTCAGGCAGGTGGGCAGGCTTATTGTCCGTGAATATGGCCCCAACAGGATGCTCATCATCTATACGCTGGGAGGTGCAGGCGGCTTCCTCATCTCTTATGTTGCCGGCATCCGGTTTACCATTGGTGCTTCAGCGGCAGTATGCGCTCTTATCGGCGCAGGGCTTTACTACGGAAAGAGCCGGGGAGGAAACTACGGACAGGCCGTATACAAGGAACTTTTTAGCTGGGTCATTGTTCTTGGTCTTTTTGGATTTATCGTGCCGGGAATAAATAACTGGGGCCATGGCGGAGGAATGGTCTCGGGCGCCTTGATCGCCTCTGTTCTCGGTTACCGTGACAAAAGTCGTGACAACTATCTACATCTTATACTGGCAGCGAGTTGCATTATGGCCACTTTTCTGATTCTTATATGGGCGCCAATATCCGTAATATTCAGGCTTTACTAGGAGTTTGCCGTACTTGGGAAATCCGGCCGAAAGGGCTATTTCGCAGTAGACTTGCCCTAAGTCCGACAGGCTCACAGGTGGAAATTTAAAGAAGTCTTGCCATTGGCAAATAAAATTTGTTAAAATTTAAGATTCAAAAAATTCTAACTAAGGATGGGTAAAAAATGAAAAATATGTTTAAACTGTTAACCGTATTAATGCTTGGCATTGCGTTGACTGCATGCCAGAAGCAATCGACTGAAAAGACTGCTTCAGAACCCGGCGACAAGGAGATCATGTTTGAAGCTCCGCAGCAAACTTATGAGGGAACGGTTCTTTCCACAACAAATGCAGCCAACTATACTTATGTGGAACTGGAAAAAGGGGGCGAAAAGATCTGGGCGGCAGGGCCGCAAACGGAAGTAAAAGCAGGCGACAAGGTAACGCTGACCGGTGTATCAAAGATGCATAACTTTCAGAGCAAGTCCCTTAACCGCACCTTTGAAACGATTCTTTTCTCAGCCCAGATTTCCGTTGCAGGCAAGGAAGGCGCAGCCCCGGCTGCTGCTGATAATATGACGGGTGGCGGTGCCGGATCACCTCATGGCGGCGCAGGGGCCCCGGCAAAAACGGCAGGTCCTGCTGCAGGTGAAATCAAGAAGGCCAAAGGCGGCTATACGGTAAGTGAGGTCTTTGCCAAAAAAGGTGAGCTTGCTGAAAAGAGCATTGAAATCAGGGGTAAAATTGTAAAAGCCAACCCGGCCATTCTCGATACCAACTGGTACCATATTCAGGATGGTTCAGGCGAAGCGGGAACAAACGACCTGGTTATCACCTCCAGAGAAACGGCATCTCCCGGGGATATTGTCGTTGCCAAGGGGACACTCAGACTGGACAAGGACTTCGGCAGCGGTTATGTTTATGACGTTATCGTTGAAGATGCCACATTTACAAAAGAATAATAAGCGGTACCCTTAAACCCCTAAAGGCCCCGCCGGCCGGCGGGGCCTTTTTATATTTAGCCTCCTCATACCGGCGTCTTCCCCTTTCCTCTTCTCCCTCTCTTACTGCGGTACCTCTTTTTTTCCTTTTTTACGACCCATTCCCTGCCTGACGCAAGAAAGTCTTCCCACCAGTTGATGAGTTCTCCATTGGAACCGTCTATTCTACTTTTAAGTTTAAAATAACGATAGGCATCATCAAAGGAGGGGTTGTTCCTCCAAAGGTAGGGCCTTTTCCCTTTTGTCTGGGGAAACCTCTGAATGCCGTAGAGGATAGACTTTATGGCTTCCGTATCGCGTTTCGGGATAGAAATCCGCTCCCGCAAAAGCTCGATGACTTCTTTTACGGCCGGAAAAATGACGATTTTTTTCGCTTCTCTTTCTTCCTGTATGCGGTGGGCCCTTTCTTCAATAGGGCCTGAGA
The genomic region above belongs to Deltaproteobacteria bacterium and contains:
- the yidD gene encoding membrane protein insertion efficiency factor YidD: MRQFPLITMVFLAMAAKEAPAMEGPWSVSGDSPVIETTLHGEQARDNKVSGAKPFIFLIRGFQRYVSPVDGERCNMYPTCSTYGLHAFRKHGALKGIILTADRLLHEYDEAAFAPRIIKYGRLRYYDPVEYNDFWWSK
- a CDS encoding tetratricopeptide repeat protein: MSIAGRQVFIPLFTVILLTITFVPASFAAASAQDIASFADSLFEEEDYYRAITEYKRLIHLYPETDLAKEAGLKVAIAYMEGKRFRAALSALEKFRRSYGDDPLSREALFLKGEAWFAAGNYEEALRVFKLAGKEAALLREKNRAYAGEGRALMKMGRWKEASATFEAMGEVEQGRYLRLSRELEKGETLPGKSPSLAGTLSAIIPGAGQLYVGRKRDALVSFLLNGAFIAGAAEAFRKGEDAIGGILLFFEAGWYAGNIYSAAGGAHKYNKKARNDFVYSMERKYSFGADDKGNLFGIYHLRF
- a CDS encoding rhomboid family intramembrane serine protease; amino-acid sequence: MSENQYSAILCPNCRKLISSDETRCPHCGMHSPGAKWKGYVAKISSGDIITYIIYTNIIFYVVSILFNPGGIGLGGNPLSFLSPSDRSMLLLGATGTVPIDKLGRWWTLISANYLHGGLLHIFFNMMALRQVGRLIVREYGPNRMLIIYTLGGAGGFLISYVAGIRFTIGASAAVCALIGAGLYYGKSRGGNYGQAVYKELFSWVIVLGLFGFIVPGINNWGHGGGMVSGALIASVLGYRDKSRDNYLHLILAASCIMATFLILIWAPISVIFRLY